Genomic segment of Nitrospirota bacterium:
TCTCGCAATTTCGCCTGGAATCTTTTGACTTTTTGTCCGCTTTCCTTTAAACTTTCAATAAATTTATTTTGGCCACACAGCACACACAGAAAACAGATGATGTGGAGTCAAGAAGTTGCGTTTTTTTGATTGAACTATGAGCGGCGATACAGTATTAACACTTATACTTAAGGCAGGGCTGGTTGTAAAGTTTATCCTTCTGATACTGTTGTCCTTCTCGATTTTCTCCTGGGCGATCATAATTTATAAATTCAGGCTGTTTTCAAAAGTCGAAAAGGAATCCGAGGAATTTCTCCAGGCTTTTATAAAAGCCAAGCAATGGGACACTCTTTATCAGTCTACGAAGAGACTTGCCGTCAGCCCCCTTGCAAACCTGTTCAGGGCCGCGTATTCAATAGATGACGCAGGCATTGAGGAGATAAAGGGGATGCTGAGAAGGGTTGAGGCAACGGAGTCAGCCCGCCTTGAAAGATATCTCACCTTCCTTGCCACTACCGGTTCGACCACGCCTTTCATAGGGCTTTTCGGCACAGTGTGGGGGATAATGAATTCCTTCATGGGCATCGGCAGGATAGGCGCCGCCTCTCTTGCGGTAGTCGCTCCCGGTATCGCGGAAGCCCTGATAGCCACAGCAGCCGGACTCGCCGCTGCAATACCGGCAGTTGTGGCGTACAACTATTTTCTCAGCAGAACGCGCAGGAATATAGCCAAGATTGAAGATTTTTCCGGTGAATTGATAGAGCATCTTGTGAGGAAACATGGAGAAGCGCAGACAGGCTCTTTCTGAAATCAACGTCACTCCTTTTGTAGACGTCATGCTCGTCCTTCTGATTATCTTTATGGTGACTGCCCCGCTCCTTCAGCAGGGCATTGATGTCAATCTCCCCCAGGCCAAAGGAAAGGAGATGACCCCGACCGAGAGGATCGTCATAACGGTAAAAAAGGACGGCAAGATATATCTGGACAACGCGGCAGTGCCGATGGAGTCTCTGCAGGCAAGGTTGTCCAGGGCAACCGACAGGGAGGTTTTTCTCAAGGCGGACAAAGACGTCCCCTACGGAATGGTTGTTACTGTGATGGGAGAATTGAGAGAGATCGGCATTGAAAAGCTGGGGATGGTGACTGAGCCGAAGGCTCGCATTAAATGAAGCAGCATCAGTACATCGGGAAAGAACCGAATTTTCAATTCATTATAATCGCCTCCTTTATTTTGCATTTGATCTTCATAGCAGTTGTGACCGTTCCGCTGAAGACAAAAGAAAGCGAATATAAAACTTATTTTGTCGATCTTGTCGGCCCGGCGGATGTCAGGGAAGAAAAGGCCCCCGTGACAGCAGATTCTGCAAAAGGTAAAACAGGCGCGCTAAAAGAACCTCCCCTGGCGATTACACCGCGATCAAAGGCGGACATGTCCCTTGAGGCCATTGAAAGGCTGGCAGAAAAAAAAGTTGAAAAAGAAAAAGTGACAAAAGAGATCGACAGGATCCGCGCGATAAGCTCACTTTCA
This window contains:
- a CDS encoding MotA/TolQ/ExbB proton channel family protein; amino-acid sequence: MSGDTVLTLILKAGLVVKFILLILLSFSIFSWAIIIYKFRLFSKVEKESEEFLQAFIKAKQWDTLYQSTKRLAVSPLANLFRAAYSIDDAGIEEIKGMLRRVEATESARLERYLTFLATTGSTTPFIGLFGTVWGIMNSFMGIGRIGAASLAVVAPGIAEALIATAAGLAAAIPAVVAYNYFLSRTRRNIAKIEDFSGELIEHLVRKHGEAQTGSF
- the tolR gene encoding protein TolR, which gives rise to MEKRRQALSEINVTPFVDVMLVLLIIFMVTAPLLQQGIDVNLPQAKGKEMTPTERIVITVKKDGKIYLDNAAVPMESLQARLSRATDREVFLKADKDVPYGMVVTVMGELREIGIEKLGMVTEPKARIK